A stretch of Balneolaceae bacterium DNA encodes these proteins:
- a CDS encoding MarC family NAAT transporter, producing MLEGIAENIPEHTSTLLGIGGLLFASFTSLFSVVNPFAAMPVFLSLTDRFNDQERIQTAKRASFYMFGVLITFLLIGTFVLSFFGITLAGIRVAGGLIIMRAAYAMLNPESGGRKLTEEDQVAAMEKEDVSFSPLALPLLSGPGSIAVVIGFATQAEGVTDYLINGGSIALVVLITYGILRLAPISAKYIGPTGLNIMTRLMGFIALAIAVQFILSGISRYFGIVT from the coding sequence ATGTTAGAAGGAATCGCAGAGAATATACCAGAACACACATCTACGTTGCTTGGAATTGGCGGGTTATTATTTGCAAGCTTTACGTCTCTTTTTTCTGTTGTAAATCCATTTGCGGCCATGCCCGTATTTTTGTCGCTGACGGATCGGTTTAACGATCAGGAACGAATTCAAACAGCCAAAAGGGCCAGTTTTTACATGTTCGGAGTACTCATCACCTTTTTGTTGATAGGTACCTTTGTCCTCAGCTTTTTTGGAATAACGCTGGCAGGAATTCGTGTTGCAGGGGGCTTGATAATAATGAGAGCAGCATACGCAATGCTGAATCCCGAATCAGGAGGGAGGAAACTAACCGAAGAAGACCAGGTGGCAGCTATGGAAAAAGAAGACGTTTCATTTAGTCCGCTTGCACTGCCTCTGCTCTCGGGCCCCGGTAGTATTGCAGTTGTCATTGGATTTGCAACCCAGGCTGAGGGAGTTACCGATTACCTGATTAATGGTGGTTCCATTGCCCTGGTTGTTTTGATTACCTATGGCATCCTGCGGTTAGCACCTATTTCGGCAAAATATATTGGCCCGACTGGACTGAATATTATGACACGCCTGATGGGTTTCATTGCACTGGCAATAGCTGTTCAATTTATATTGAGCGGAATATCGAGATATTTTGGAATAGTAACATAA